The stretch of DNA GAACCTCAGCAAGGTGGAGAATATGGCCGGGAACCTGAACATCTCACACCTTCTGCATAGATATCCCCTGACACTTTCAGGGGGTGAACAGCAGCGGGTTGCACTTGCGCGCGTGCTTCTCATTGAGCCGGATGTGCTGCTGCTGGATGAGCCACTGAGTGCCCTTGATCCTGAAACCCAGGATACGACCAGGCGATTGCTGAAAAATATACACAATTTGTCTGATCTGATGATAATCCATGTGACCCATAACCAGACCGAAGCACAGATCTTAGCAGATCGCATCGGAGTTATGATGGAAGGCAAAATCGTACAGGTTGCAGCAGCAAATGAGGTGTTTGACAGACCGCTTAATGACCGGGTCGCGCATTTTATGGGAGTTGAAAATGTGCTGAAAGGAACAGTCACTTCTAACAGTGAAGGACTTTCCCGTATTGCCCTGGACAGTTGTGAGATAGAGGCGGTGTCCTGGTTTGCGGTTGGAGATAAAGTACATGCGTGCCTGCGACCTGAGAATGTGACAATCAGTCTAGTGCCTGTTAAAAGTAGTGCCAGAAATGCGTTTGAAGGGGATGTGATCGAAATTGAGCATCTGGGTGCGCTTTTGAGGGTAAAGGTGGATTGCGGTTTTGTGGTAAATTCGTTCATAACAAAACAATCGGCACTGGAGTTGGGACTTGAGCTGGGTAGGCATGTGACTGTATCATTTAAAGCCACTGCCATTCATGTAGTTTAAGATGAGATTAATGGTGTGAGGAACAATGATACCCAGGACAAAGTTATGGCTGACCGAAGATGGGAAAACGTTGATTGGCGAAGGAAAGGCTGCACTTTTATACGCCATCGATGAAGAAGGTTCGTTGAACAAAGCATGTGAGAAGGTCAATATCTCATATAAACATGCATGGCTTATGTTGAAGAATATTGAGAAAAATTCCGGGA from Methanosarcinales archaeon encodes:
- a CDS encoding ATP-binding cassette domain-containing protein, which produces MIRIKGLHRDWKEFALKGIDLEVQDGEYFVILGPTGAGKTLLLELIAGFHAPDGGEIFINEKNVTGLPPEKRNIGFVYQDYSLFPHMNIRKNIEFGLRMRGIRNLSKVENMAGNLNISHLLHRYPLTLSGGEQQRVALARVLLIEPDVLLLDEPLSALDPETQDTTRRLLKNIHNLSDLMIIHVTHNQTEAQILADRIGVMMEGKIVQVAAANEVFDRPLNDRVAHFMGVENVLKGTVTSNSEGLSRIALDSCEIEAVSWFAVGDKVHACLRPENVTISLVPVKSSARNAFEGDVIEIEHLGALLRVKVDCGFVVNSFITKQSALELGLELGRHVTVSFKATAIHVV